One genomic region from Candidatus Bathyarchaeia archaeon encodes:
- a CDS encoding adenylate kinase family protein, whose amino-acid sequence MSDLGRLVILITGTPCVGKTSVARLLASRLNAVYVNLTELATERNLIIGADESRSGSLIVDEGRLRKAIIRLIGEANEQNVVIDGHYVASVVPKKLVTRAFVLRRDPVELRGFMEKAGFSGNKLWENLASEILDVCLVDALNKYGKEKVCEIDATGKSVEDVVEDILAILNGSKNCYVGVVDWLGKLESEGLLNEYLRI is encoded by the coding sequence GTGTCTGATTTGGGTAGGCTTGTTATCTTAATCACCGGAACCCCTTGTGTTGGGAAAACTTCTGTAGCGCGCTTACTTGCTTCAAGGCTCAATGCCGTTTATGTTAACCTAACAGAACTTGCCACTGAACGCAACCTTATCATAGGCGCAGATGAAAGTAGAAGTGGCTCCCTAATAGTTGATGAAGGACGTTTAAGAAAAGCCATAATTAGGCTTATAGGCGAGGCCAACGAACAAAACGTTGTCATAGATGGACACTATGTTGCAAGCGTGGTTCCAAAAAAACTCGTAACACGCGCATTTGTTTTGCGGCGCGACCCAGTTGAGCTTCGAGGTTTCATGGAGAAAGCTGGCTTTTCCGGCAACAAGTTGTGGGAGAATTTGGCTTCTGAAATTTTAGATGTCTGCTTGGTCGACGCATTGAACAAATATGGAAAAGAAAAGGTTTGCGAAATCGACGCCACTGGAAAAAGTGTTGAAGACGTCGTTGAAGATATTTTAGCGATTTTAAATGGCTCTAAAAATTGTTATGTAGGTGTGGTTGATTGGCTTGGCAAATTGGAAAGTGAAGGGTTATTAAATGAGTATTTGAGAATTTAA
- a CDS encoding restriction endonuclease yields MSSEGTKPEKSSDLKQSVIQYFRKKGYKVEENVSLEGYRGIPRNFDLIIQKGRLTQGVWVKDWKRTIGINVIINLDKASEEVGLPNPVIVGEKFSDHAKAYANRRKIMILTTRQILQSLKA; encoded by the coding sequence ATGAGCAGCGAAGGGACAAAGCCAGAAAAATCATCTGACCTAAAACAATCGGTAATACAATACTTTAGAAAGAAAGGTTATAAAGTGGAGGAGAACGTCAGCCTCGAAGGTTACAGAGGAATACCCCGAAACTTTGACTTAATAATCCAGAAGGGTCGCCTAACGCAAGGCGTTTGGGTTAAAGACTGGAAGAGAACAATAGGCATAAACGTCATAATAAACCTTGACAAGGCCTCAGAAGAGGTGGGGCTGCCCAACCCGGTCATAGTTGGGGAAAAATTCAGCGACCATGCGAAAGCCTACGCAAACAGAAGGAAAATAATGATTTTAACAACAAGGCAGATTTTACAGAGCCTAAAAGCATAA